aaggggatggttgtaatttccgattcaaaatgggctctaggtcgcatgttgttgacaaacgggcttggataagcatctttggtctcaaaattataggcgatgaattctgtatggaagacggggatgtaccgaacaactatgaccatgtggcctacatgaaatatatcctcaaagacccttccgtctttgaTAAACCAAATGAAGCAATAATAGCCGGTCACCTAAAGCGAGATCCCAGGCttctaaattgggtcatctcaagaatcatttgAACAAGAGCAGGAGGGTATTCAAGAATTGAGCGAAATGAGGTTATACTCATGTAtttgctgcaaaacagaacgcgtgtGCATTGGCCTCACTttctagctgctaagtttcatgaggtccaacaAAAAACTACCGctctgtgttatggatcaataattcaaacaattgtcaatcatttCGGTATGAGGCTTGATCATCTACCCTACATCCGCATGCAACAATCTCAAGACTTCTCACAGACAACCTTGAcccttatgggataccattgggatccaaatagggGAACCTACTATCTCATCCAAAAGGGAACCGGGAAAGTcatttacaattatgatgatcccacggagtttggacACATTgtaggaaatgaagaagaaggacttgatcaagacCATGCACATGATGATGATCACCTTATGGAAGATATTCAacaagatacggatgcaaattggagatatgttcctcctCAACAAGAAGATATTCCTTGGGGATATACAGCTCCGCCTCCgccggatcaaaccaacatcatatccatgttagagaatatgcaactcctacaacaacagcACTTCGACACACAGCAGCTCCAATTCCAGCAAatgcaacaacttcaacaagaccGATATGACGAACAACAGCGTCAATATCATTCGCTATATGGCTTGGTTCAGGACCAGAAAACGGACTTTGagacatttgcatccaactcaaCTTTAAGACAGAATCaatttgaggaaacggcattgaaccgtcatgccaatctaagccaaagcttcaatacCCTCAATCTTTCTGTGCTTGacctgttggaacaagttgaagaagaccgtcctcacacatttcaaagaggaaggggaagaaggggcaggcgttaggatgcattctcTATCATACCATCAtgtcattgcatttcatttctgtATTATCATGTTGAAACTGCTATATGTTATCGTACTGTGTCTGTTTTGCCTTTCATCTCTTGGTTCATTTTGTATGTTAACATGCACCTTAAATATGTTTTAGTTCTTATGCTACTTCTACCTATCTTTATACATTATACTATGCCTTGCTTGTGTTATATCTATTTTATCTAGGTCCTCGCTTCTACTGTCccgttgtatttcttttgatgttgtcaaagggggagataggtgctgagagtacgggggagcttgagCTCAGTATGAAGAAGCTTCAACTTACACATACAAGTCCGAGGGAGCTATAGCTACTTGTTGACAAAGCCTTTAcaaccggtttgccatcatcaaaaagggagagtatgtgaatacaagatcacactcacaaaggtgtttttgatccatggcaaactcctcaagcaaacaagcaacaagacacaagcagaagaactcaaagaaaagcaagcatttgtcactcaagacagagcaggtcgacctatccTGTACCTAGGTCGACTCAATActagcaaaacaagaagaattcagaaaagcagcagctaggtcgacctactgtaaacccaggtcgacctaaaatggagaaaattacatatacttctgctaggtcgacctacacatcaactaggtcgacctaaactgaagaaatgtccccaaaacgtatctgaagagaattctggtcgacctacttccttaacaggtcgacctaactgggaacaaatattattcaaagcaaatgcacctctgctaggtcgacctaagcactacaagaggtcgacctaattgatcaaaaatgcaaaaatttatggttttctttgctccaactgataagctctcatatatatattgtccaaggttcattattgcagttcttaacaccaacaactgaaagatacacaaaggcttctcatcttcgatcatcgacacgactccaacacaattacacacaatcattcttgcgttgagggttagcattcgagatcgataacgtccatggaacggaattgaagattcctagtgggtgaagatttgtggggtttttggtgaataaaatccgagggttttgtcctccaagataggtgattcttgggggtttttatcaagaggtttcatcagggatccatctgagtgtgaagattgaagaacaagggttcaaggcaattcaagacactgcagaaaagggatcaagtgaagctcttggaacacCTTGATCTggatcaagattaagggggaagaagattcaaaggattgacaaatttggtttattgtttatcgctttgctttcttctttgtataaactgctttcaacattaatggaagatttcccaatttcaatttggaattgggggcagacgtagtcgtagcgaggacgatcgacaaactgcctgaacaaatattgtgttcttgtcgcttttatctttacAGTttcgttctgttcatatttggtcataattgcaaaattgattaacgattcaagtgttaaagtTATGAAttaagattctgcataaacatcacaattcaccacatcttgaatcatcatcaatttgaacattatcaccaagtgtttgtctttttgcttattccattattactgcattgcaaaccaaagtttatcaatttagaagttaatcgattttcagctgtgaaacgtattgattcgataacatatcacttcatcgttaatctcaattatcttgtggttttgtcacatatacgacccttgcaataacggtctggaatagacgcaagtcgattcagaaccgctttcgctttagttcgaaataattccgaaaaactctgtgagatctattcacccccccccccctctagatccttaggccagcgtctaacagataaaataaatataaggtatatttatgtgaagagtgatgaattcttggaatgtgttgttgttgtgttttacatttcccattattatgtttatttataatgatttgaattctcacccttctatttgaatgatgttcattgcaACATCGCGCAGGTTTTAGAAGAGTAGTGGGCTTCGAAGGAGCTTTAGCTTGGGAGTATTGAACTCTTATAGTGTGTCTTGACTAGGTAGTCTTGTCGTGTTCTGGTCAATGTAACACTTAGAATTTTGGGTTCACTGTTTTGTTTACTTGATGCTATGAGATGATGTTTACTCATATGTATTTCTTATTTGAATATGTTATATTTTGATGTGTGGCCTTTGAGCTAAGATATTTGagatatggtggatgatgtatgggaatcattcaAATTTACCATTTTACTGATGAGATTATTATTCCGATGTGGTTTTGCATGTTAATTTGAATCTTTAATTCCGTGTTACTTGTATGTGACCATTGCTTGTTTAAGTGTTAATTTTTGGTTTAAAATGTGTGTAACGCCCTCATGTGGTGCACGCTTGTTACTTTGATATGTGCAAATGTATGCCTTGTTTAGTAGTATTGTTTTGGGGGGTGTTACAGCAAGTAGGCAACTCGAGGTAGGCAACAACAGAGTTGCAAGTAGGAAACTTGATGTAGGCACCGACCGGGTTGCAAGTAGGCAACTCGAGATATTGCAAGTAGGAAACTCGGGGTAGGAAACGACCGAGTTGCAAGTAGGCATGATCTCCGAGACCAATCCTAGTTCATTGTCTGTCATGGTTTCTTTAATTCCAATTTCACTGATCGGTCTAAGTAATCCAAATATGTACAATATCATTTTCAATATcttgatttaaataaaaaaaacattaacctTCTTCTTAATCATCCCATTTTCTATTTAAGATATAACAAGAGATAATGACTACTTCAATCCATAAATATTTTTTCGcatttttttaaagttgttgatttataaatatcaaataatatgtttacattttaaaagaaaatacaaataaatGTTGTTGTTAGAAGTTGAACCCTAGACCAACAGCTTTACACCCATCGAACCAACTTACAATTACCAGTAAAGCTACCCCACCCACCCCAAAAAATCATGAGATATACAATTATCATCAAGTGAAATAAAtgagttttttaaaattattttcaataattaCTTTTTATGGAATTGATTGTGGCATTAGAAGCAAAAGTAAATTTTACAATTATCGTATCCACAAAGACAAGTAGTTTCCAAGACcgttcaatatttttttaatattttaagtaGAGAAATGGTTATATATTGATTGAGAGGTGTTAAAATAAATAGcataaaaaaatagaaagttaAATGAAGGTTTTGGTGATAATATTAAGAATGCTTGCTAAGGGTAGATTTTGTCATTAAGTATTTAACATGCATGTCCATAGATAAGTAATATGCGCATCTACTTAGTTATTAATATTACCACATGTTATTCACATTTGTATATCCTTTTGGTCTCAACACTGTGAGATCACTGCATTACCCAATATCTGATATATCGAATTATTAACTAACACATAATCCATATCATTGAATATTACAGTACATGTGGATATTCAACCTAATTCTATCTACATGCGCTAGTATCCAATAGATGATTATCTTAGATTTAGTAATGACAAACACCTTTCGATGTCATGTCACGAGATAAAAACATGTTTTAGGTAGCAAAGCTAAAACAAACATTAAGATTAAAGAATCATAAAAATTAAACATAAGTGGAATTACGTAGAACGAGATGACATATTTTAGCTACACTTACTCATGGTTAGCGTAACTACGGGTAGCTCCGAGAAGCCAATCTTGAAAGTGTGATATTCCGCGTTACTTTAGCAACGCTTCCGCCTtcatgttttctttctttttattgtgTTATAGACCAAAGTGAACATACTCCAATTATGTACTACCTCAATCCACCAAAAACTCACTCTGCTCATTTATAAACTCTTATTTGTAGACAATAATCTAGACTTCTCGTTAGGCGCACTGCCTTCTCGCCTAGTGCGTATATCCTGCTCTGACATACTCTCCCCAACCAAGTTTTCTTCCTCGGCAAGCAATGCTTGCATGTTTTCCACGTGAGATTGGCTTCCTTTGCTTGTCCAACGCTTTACCCCTTCAACTAGCAAACTAACTCTGTCTTCACCATTAAGTGGTTATAGCTGATTGGCCATATTGTCATGTTTGCACCTATCACGCCTATGTTAGGTCTAGCGAGCCTTATTTATGCATGTTGAATCACgatttttcatttcttttcacATCCAAATATGTGTTTAAATTCCAATATATTTAACGTAAATTTAACATTTATCAATAATATTTGTTTCTTTCTCATTTTGAACCTTTAAAGAAAAgtataaaaaaactttaaaaaatcatttttatattttaaaaataaaactcaagTGAACCTAAAATAGTTATGTGAGGTAGctcaaaaagtttctttgtataAAAGTGAATGTTAACTTGTTTTCCTTTGACAGAGAGACTCATTCACTACATTGGAGACCTGACACTCAAAGTATGGATCTTAGCCCCTAAGTCTGCCATAATACTATCATACACACAGATTGCCTCAGAAGTAGACCCTTTAGAATTCCTCATCACAACATGGTTTTCATCCCTAACAAGTTCAATCACAACATGGTTTTCATCCCTAACAAGTTCAATGATTACATTATCCTCGATTCCAATGGAAGAAACCTAAACCGAAGAACGAAATACCTTAACAAAATATAATAACACGTTAGCCGAAGTACTCCCTATAGTCATTACAGAATTTTGTTTCATAATTTTTGTTATCATGGAGCACATCTACAGACAATCagaatttcattaaaaaaattagagtATCCTATTTAGTTCGTTTCTAATATATGGATAGTATGGATTTTTTTTCAAATGTATCATTGAAATAAAACTATGGTAGATTGTATAAATGTGATGTGGCATCATGGAGTCCGTAAGAGACAAACTATCCAaattaatttcatataatttatggCATGTTCAATTCAAAACTCTCTAACTTGCACACAGAATTAAAAATATACTCAAATGTTCAGAATTTTTGAAGAGAGTATGAATGTAGCCCAAATTAGGGAGCAATTCTTAAGATTGTTTATGATCCATTGAACTGCCATAAATATATGAGCCAAATCCCCAAAAGGTAATCAACAATGATAGGATTTTGAAACCACTCATGGGATCATGCAACAGAATAACAGCTGCAATACTTGTTATTGGTGTTCTTACTGCATTAAGTACACCGGCAAGCACAGTTGAAGCCAAGAAAATCACAGCAGTTGCCCCTAAAACCCCCAACTGAAAAGTAACCGCTCCCCAAACGAGAACAAGATAATAAGCACTTTTACCTCCTTTGAAGCTAGTAGCCTCGGATGAAATTCTTCGAAAATCACCACTTACAATCACCCCTATACTGGTAAACAGAAATGCAAATAACGAAACCATGATTTGCTGCTCCAGAACAACGACAAACGATCTTCGTCCAAGTAGTTTCACGAAAACCAGCTCGGAGAGTGCGAAAATAAGTCCGTGAAGAGCAGAAGCTAAAACATCCCATACCAATCCCATTATGTATTGACTGTTACTGATATTATCATATTTATCTGAACTTGAATCCAAAGCAATGATGGTCAGTCCAGCAGTTATCACAAAAAGCGCATTCACTATAGAAGCATTCATTCGGTTGTTAACGAGAACGTATCCGAAAAGTGCAGAAAACACAAGAGACGACGACGCAACAAGAGCAGCAGTAGATGCAGGTAGGtaagcataagcataagcatacatGAGATTATCAGCAGCACTTAGAAAACCCAAAACGACATAAGACAGAAACAGTTTTAACCCGAGAGGAGTCGGAAAGGTTTTTGTAACGAAGTATGTAGGAAACAATATCAACGCAATTAGAGGCCATCCAGCAACTGCTATCCAAGATATGATCCACTTGCTCTGTCCACCGTTGTCGTAATAAACACGGGATAGAATGCTGGAAGCAGGAAATGCAACCACCATTGCAATGATGCCGAGAAAAAGAAGAATCCAGTAAGGAATTGGTTTTCTTTTGTAGGCCTCGTTCATCTTGGTTGTGAATTTGGTAATCTGATCCCAAAGTGATTCCGAGGGAATTGGTGCCTCTGCTGCCTCCATAATTTCTTCTAGTAcagtataataataaaaaaataacaaagaaaCTTTCAATATTACAAAATCCCCCAAAAAATTATATGTTGCTATAAATCTCTTAGATATTTAAGCACTAAAGTTATATTAATCacaatcatttatttattattctatACAAAAACATTCCTTCCCTGAAAACAAATATTCTTTTAGGAATACAGACTTCTATTCCTCGTGCAAAAAATAATAGTTCAGTCTCATGACTTCTCGACAGGAACTCTGAACTATTAGGACTCTAAACCCTAAAATCTAAATAAGGGTTTAGCGAACAATTGGAGTATGTAAAAATGAGGCAAATGATAAAGAATATATGAGTTGGGAATTATGTAAAAATTGTGGTTAATTGATTAAGCAGTAATTTAGACCTGATATATGTAATataatgaaagaaaatgagatgtGAAAAGAATGAATGAAAGAAGAAGGTGAAGAACAAACCAGGTTGAAGGAGTGGGGCAGACAGCATGACAGTTTGGGCCGGGGAGAAGGAACGAACGAGTGTCAGTCTTATTATATTCCTTCCTGTAGTGCCGCCACAAGGATAACGAAGGGAAGGATACCTTTGTTTATGTTATTATTGCATCATTTGTGATAATTGAGAGTTTAGTGGTTGTTTGAGGAAGAATAAATGTCCCAAAAAGTTTGATTATGGTAATCGTGGCCACGCAGATAGCCACACAACAATTTATTGCTGACTGGATCGGCGACAGCAAAAGGTGTAATGTAGTATTtcattttcaatgatttttttaaaaaaaattagtttttgtcTCTCTATTTTATTCTATTGCAAAATTAAaccttcattttatttttaaatagttttattctctttttgctatttttgattgaaaaataatgaTGTgtcatttttttaaagtttaattacTATGTATTATTCGTGTAAAAACTTTTATACCATGCATCGTAATCATTTAAATatattacttaaaaaaattaaaagaaaaatacttTATATCgtcaatatattttaattaaatttattttttaataacttgAAACATGCGTTGTATTACAATAACATGTCATTtatcatacataataataataataataataataataataataataataataataataataataataaagtaaaatgAGTTTTTGGCTAATTTTAACAAGTGTCGTGCTCAAATCAATTCTCATGTTTTACAAACTTTCTAAACAAGaaaatcttttatttaaaaaaaataattactttttttgttaattacttaaataaagttttttattttatttattaattaaatgataTGGAGGGATTCTTGATACACGTAACAATAAAACCCTATTTTATTGCTTCCTATTTATTATATTCCAAATTCCAAATATTCACGTATTGGTTAAATAAAATACGTCGTTCGATTTTACTTTTATGTCTTGAAAATTATACACATTATCTCTAAACCCTTgaaatttgatatttttgaaaagaatttcAACCATTGCAATTCCTTTACattcattaaataatttaaatgcacCGTATTTTCTCAAAGGAAGGAGAAACAACATTGAAATGCTATTCATTTCAATTATTAAAGCAAACGGCTGAAGCTTTCATGTATGGTCTCATTCTATTTCTTTCTTTCATCTTCCGCCATCCTCTGCTAAAATGGTTTAGGACAAcatgaattcaaacaatttccGATTTTTATTCTTCCAAGTAATTTTCGGTTTCAAACAATGGGGTAACTATAAATTGATAATCTGTTTTTCTTTTTACCTATTTTGATGTTCTTTTCTTTAAATTTCTGATTGATTTTGTATATGTTTGGTGAATGAAGTTCTAGGATTTTGTTGTTTGTGTGAttcgttttttgtttgtttgatttggtgTGTTTTATTCTTCGGTAAGCATAATGATTATGATTATGAGGCGGTAAGAAAGTTTGTTAGGGGAAATTGATTGAAGGGGTTCACGATAATATTAAAATCCTTACATTTATGTAGATTTGACCTTTTTTGAAAATGAAGAGTGCTTAGACACACTTTGATTTTTACAATCAGATTACTATATGgactatttttatttatcgaTTACTGATATAATAACATGACTTTCTAAGTTTTGCTAATTTTTATCTGTTTGATATTATTTTGCAACGAAGGGAGTTATGGGACATTCTCAGCAATATTAGTTGTGGAACACTCTATCTGCAGGACTCATCCTCATTCCCTCAAATATGGTAACATTGATGCGGTGATTACAGTGGGTAGCAAGAACAAATTTTATCAAAAAATGGGCAAGAGAGAGAGTCGTACCAATCTATTCGATCTATTCGCAGTTGgcaaaaaagtatatatatacctGTATTTATTTACTTATCTACTTTGTTGAAtaacttttattaaaattaactcaAAGAGAACCAAAACAAGTTAAGATCGAAATTTGGTGATCAGAAGTCGAATTTGGATGCATGTTTTCAGCAGAAGATGATAGTTCTTTGATTTTAGTTCTACATACCTTCTGTGTTTCAATcctgttttgatttttgttatctTTCTGCTTCCGTCAAAATTTCTATGAAAATGCAAAATTCTCAAGCAAAAGGAAATGTATGTGTTGCTGAATCTAATCCTATTCCTCTTCTTACTCCATACAAAATGGAAAAGTTCAATCTCTCTCTCATAGGTACTTTTATCTTTATACATAATTTTACAATTATGTTAATTTAACTGTTATTTACATTAATTGTTTTAGGGGATTCAGGTTCTCattcatattaaaaaaattgtgaagGGTAATGGAGATGAAGATGTGAAGGGTAATGGAGATGAAGAAGGAAGTGAGACAAAAAGATTTAAAGGAGATTCTGAATTCAATTAAGGAGAATTTTCGAAAAACTTTTGTTGATAGAGATCAAGTGGTTGTGATGCTTGAGATTATGGATTACTTCTCTGATTACTTCtattatttctttcatttttaattttttttaaaataatatagctttatgtttaattttttattttttaaaaataatatagttttatgtttaatttacaCTTATTTTCAATGCATCATGTTCATTGTCTTTATATGTTCCAAAGTAATGATAGTAAAAAAATCGATTAATtcaaaattagaataaaaaaattagttGTGAATACacttataaaataatttagttgtgaataaaaaaataaaaaaaagatatttaTTACCAAAATTAGAAGAagattatttcaaaaataatgtGTGTTACTATGTGGTCATTTATGAATCATTAAAGGTTATAAATGAATGTAATTATAAGTGAAATTAATtggtgttattttaattttttaaaattttggtttGATCTAAAACGGGAAATCTTTTGATTATATCATTTTATATCTATAAAAATTGATTCAAtcgatatgattttttttaataagaaaaagaTATACTCGACGGAAAATCATATATGATATTATGATATgatacaagaaaaaaaattaaattatcttaactctttctaataaaaaatcattttgctTCTATAAAATTGATTCaatcaattaagtatgatttTAAATCTATTAATAATCAAATGTTagtatttatactaaaaaatgctagaaatatttatttttatttttattaaaaaaatatgagatTTAATTGGGGAATACAcaaatttcttataaaaaatacaaatttatctttttcttttcaatttaaaaCATTACTAGAAGATAGTTAATAAAATTTCAAAGTTAAATTTAGATAAATAAACttttttatatatactattaataacaataacacgTTAATCTTACTATAAGTAAAATTTGTAAATTAcaagtgtttttaaaatattttttttacttaaaaattatTTAACCCGTACCTCGCACTGATCTAAAAACTAGCActtaataaattttgaaaaaacataaagattaaaagataaaaaaaatt
This region of Vicia villosa cultivar HV-30 ecotype Madison, WI unplaced genomic scaffold, Vvil1.0 ctg.002372F_1_1, whole genome shotgun sequence genomic DNA includes:
- the LOC131638683 gene encoding probable purine permease 5 isoform X2; this encodes MLSAPLLQPEIMEAAEAPIPSESLWDQITKFTTKMNEAYKRKPIPYWILLFLGIIAMVVAFPASSILSRVYYDNGGQSKWIISWIAVAGWPLIALILFPTYFVTKTFPTPLGLKLFLSYVVLGFLSAADNLMYAYAYAYLPASTAALVASSSLVFSALFGYVLVNNRMNASIVNALFVITAGLTIIALDSSSDKYDNISNSQYIMGLVWDVLASALHGLIFALSELVFVKLLGRRSFVVVLEQQIMVSLFAFLFTSIGVIVSGDFRRISSEATSFKGGKSAYYLVLVWGAVTFQLGVLGATAVIFLASTVLAGVLNAVRTPITSIAAVILLHDPMSGFKILSLLITFWGFGSYIYGSSMDHKQS
- the LOC131638683 gene encoding probable purine permease 5 isoform X1, translating into MLSAPLLQPEEIMEAAEAPIPSESLWDQITKFTTKMNEAYKRKPIPYWILLFLGIIAMVVAFPASSILSRVYYDNGGQSKWIISWIAVAGWPLIALILFPTYFVTKTFPTPLGLKLFLSYVVLGFLSAADNLMYAYAYAYLPASTAALVASSSLVFSALFGYVLVNNRMNASIVNALFVITAGLTIIALDSSSDKYDNISNSQYIMGLVWDVLASALHGLIFALSELVFVKLLGRRSFVVVLEQQIMVSLFAFLFTSIGVIVSGDFRRISSEATSFKGGKSAYYLVLVWGAVTFQLGVLGATAVIFLASTVLAGVLNAVRTPITSIAAVILLHDPMSGFKILSLLITFWGFGSYIYGSSMDHKQS